A genomic stretch from Neomonachus schauinslandi chromosome 16, ASM220157v2, whole genome shotgun sequence includes:
- the ZNF772 gene encoding zinc finger protein 772 — translation MTPSPPRAFPGPQVPVAAAAPTDPAQVPMNSEVTMDPIQGQVNFEDVAVYFSQEEWGLLDEAQRLLYRDVMLENLALMASLGRWHGMEDEEIAFEQNISVGVSQVRTPKAGPSTQKAHPCETCGLVLKDILHMAEHQGTHPGQKSYMCGACGKQFRFRANLYYQKQHSGEEPFRGDKSSTLLVNSCPVEPLEMPFTTGKGYKDFPASSSIFQHHAPQSKWKPNSNTKCVDAFHSGQRHYECSECGKAFSRKDSLVQHQRVHTGERPYECSECGKTFSRKPILAQHQRIHTGEMPYECGICGKVFNHSSNLIVHQRVHTGARPYKCSECGKAYSHKSTLVQHESIHTGERPYECSECGKYFGHKYRLIKHWSVHTGARPYECIACGKFFSQSSDLIAHQRVHNGEKPYVCSDCGKAFSHKHVLVQHHRIHTGERPYKCSECGKAFRQRASLIRHWKVHTGERP, via the exons ATGACCCCCTCGCCTCCGCGCGCCTTCCCCGGTCCACAGGTTCCGGTGGCGGCGGCCGCACCGACGGACCCGGCGCAG gtTCCGATGAACTCAGAAGTAACTATGGACCCTATACAG GGACAAGTGAACTTTGAGGATGTGGCCGTGTACTTctcccaggaggagtgggggctCCTTGATGAGGCTCAGAGGCTCCTGTACCGcgatgtgatgctggagaacttGGCACTTATGGCCTCGCTGG GTCGTTGGCATGGAATGGAGGATGAGGAGATAGCTTTTGAGCAGAACATTTCTGTGGGAGTGTCACAGGTCAGGACTCCCAAGGCAGGTCCTTCTACCCAGAAGGCCCACCCCTGTGAGACTTGTGGCCTGGTCTTGAAAGACATTTTGCACATGGCTGAGCACCAGGGAACACACCCTGGGCAGAAATCATACATGTGTGGGGCATGTGGGAAACAATTCCGCTTCAGAGCAAACCTTTACTACCAGAAGCAGCACAGTGGAGAGGAACCCTTCAGAGGGGACAAGAGCAGCACCTTGCTTGTGAACAGCTGCCCTGTGGAACCACTGGAGATGCCTTTTACGACAGGGAAGGGTTATAAGGACTTCCCAGCTAGCTCAAGCATTTTCCAGCACCATGCCCCTCAGAGTAAGTGGAAGCCTAACAGTAACACCAAATGTGTGGATGCTTTTCACAGCGGACAAAGGCATTAcgagtgcagtgaatgtgggaaagccttcagccgGAAAGACTCACTTGTCCAGCACCAGAGAGtccacactggagaaaggccttatgagtgcagCGAGTGTGGGAAAACCTTCAGCCGCAAACCCATACTTGCTCAGCACCAGAGAATCCACACTGGAGAAATGCCATATGAGTGTGGCATATGTGGGAAAGTTTTCAATCATAGCTCCAACCTTATCGTACACCAGAGAGTCCACACGGGAGCAAGGCCTTAcaagtgcagtgaatgtgggaaagcctacAGCCACAAATCCACACTTGTTCAGCATGAGAGTAtccacactggagaaaggccttatgagtgcagtGAGTGTGGGAAATACTTTGGTCACAAATACAGACTCATTAAACACTGGAGTGTTCATACCGGAGCAAGGCCCTACGAGTGCATTGCATGTGGGAAGTTCTTTAGCCAGAGCTCTGACCTTATTGCACACCAGAGAGTTCACAATGGTGAAAAGCCCTATGTGTGCAGTGACTGTGGAAAAGCCTTTAGCCACAAACATGTACTTGTTCAGCACCATagaattcacactggagaaaggccatATAAGTGCAgtgagtgtgggaaagccttcaggcAAAGAGCTTCCCTCATACGACATTGGaaagttcacactggagaaaggccttag